From Anolis carolinensis isolate JA03-04 unplaced genomic scaffold, rAnoCar3.1.pri scaffold_8, whole genome shotgun sequence, a single genomic window includes:
- the LOC100567950 gene encoding 6-pyruvoyl tetrahydrobiopterin synthase: MQTPRASGGPHEDIAPPKTATFSRVDTFSASHRTACKSLTDAENKKLFGPCNQKHGHNYKVVVSIIGEIDPISGMVIDLMDLKAYLQEAITKPLDKKDLDEDVPYFANVVSTTENIAMFIWENLQKYLSPNKLHKIKLYESETVSVTYKGGAPLAFAAGDQHELPE; this comes from the exons ATGCAGACCCCGAGGGCTTCAGGAGGACCTCATGAAGACATCGCTCCTCCGAAAACGGCCACCTTCTCCAGGGTCGACACCTTTAGTGCCTCCCACAGAACGGCCTG CAAATCTTTGACTGACGCAGAGAATAAGAAGCTGTTTGGGCCGTGCAACCAGAAGCACGGGCACAATTATAAAG TTGTGGTGTCAATCATTGGAGAA ATTGACCCCATTTCTGGGATGGTAATCGACCTGATGGATTTGAAAGCCTATCTGCAG GAGGCCATCACAAAGCCTCTGGACAAAAAAGACTTGGATGAAGATGTCCCCTATTTTGCAAACGTTGTCAG CACAACTGAAAACATCGCAATGTTCATCTGGGAGAACCTCCAGAAGTATTTGTCCCCGAACAAGCTTCACAAAATAAAACTCTACGAATCAGAGACGGTCAGCGTCACTTACAAAGGAGGAGCTCCTTTGGCTTTCGCGGCAGGCGACCAACATGAGCTTCCCGAATAA
- the pts gene encoding 6-pyruvoyl tetrahydrobiopterin synthase isoform X2, which translates to MAPPLRSSGPPRLARISRCVSFSASHRLHSQSLSDEENRALFGKCNNPNGHGHNYKVEVTVRGEEAIMEPLDHKNLDKDVPYFMDTVSTTENVAVFIWDNLQKRCPQGTLYKVKVYETDKNAVVYKGEEAA; encoded by the exons ATGGCGCCGCCTCTGCGCTCTTCGGGGCCTCCCCGCTTGGCTCGGATTTCCCGCTGCGTCTCCTTCAGCGCTTCCCACCGGTTGCACAG TCAGTCGCTGAGTGACGAAGAAAACCGTGCGCTCTTTGGGAAATGCAACAACCCCAACGGACACGGACACAACTACAAAG TGGAAGTAACTGTGCGCGGAGAG GAAGCCATCATGGAGCCTCTTGACCACAAGAACCTAGACAAGGACGTCCCCTACTTCATGGACACAGTCAG CACAACGGAGAACGTTGCGGTGTTCATTTGGGACAACCTCCAGAAACGCTGTCCTCAAGGAACGCTCTACAAAGTCAAAGTCTACGAAACGGACAAGAACGCCGTGGTTTACAAAGGCGAAGAGGCCGCTTAG
- the pts gene encoding 6-pyruvoyl tetrahydrobiopterin synthase isoform X1: MAPPLRSSGPPRLARISRCVSFSASHRLHSQSLSDEENRALFGKCNNPNGHGHNYKVEVTVRGEIDPVTGMVMNLTDLKDYMEEAIMEPLDHKNLDKDVPYFMDTVSTTENVAVFIWDNLQKRCPQGTLYKVKVYETDKNAVVYKGEEAA; the protein is encoded by the exons ATGGCGCCGCCTCTGCGCTCTTCGGGGCCTCCCCGCTTGGCTCGGATTTCCCGCTGCGTCTCCTTCAGCGCTTCCCACCGGTTGCACAG TCAGTCGCTGAGTGACGAAGAAAACCGTGCGCTCTTTGGGAAATGCAACAACCCCAACGGACACGGACACAACTACAAAG TGGAAGTAACTGTGCGCGGAGAG ATTGACCCTGTGACAGGGATGGTGATGAACCTCACCGATCTCAAAGACTACATGGAG GAAGCCATCATGGAGCCTCTTGACCACAAGAACCTAGACAAGGACGTCCCCTACTTCATGGACACAGTCAG CACAACGGAGAACGTTGCGGTGTTCATTTGGGACAACCTCCAGAAACGCTGTCCTCAAGGAACGCTCTACAAAGTCAAAGTCTACGAAACGGACAAGAACGCCGTGGTTTACAAAGGCGAAGAGGCCGCTTAG
- the LOC134293404 gene encoding 6-pyruvoyl tetrahydrobiopterin synthase-like isoform X2, whose translation MTASGVYLSGIFGRGIHSARQTRQIGRMQNAATNNNLIPAGKMTFLSRTETFAAAHRLQNKSLNDVENRKLFGKCNQSHGHNYKVTVTISGKIDPISGMFMNIYKLQEYMQKAIMEPLDHKNLDQDVDFFASVPSTTENVAVYIWNNLEKILPLGCLYKVKVYESEKNFIVYKGN comes from the exons ATGACGGCAAGTGGGGTATATTTATCGGGGATTTTTGGACGGGGGATCCACTCGGCGAGACAGACCAGGCAGATTGGAAGGATGCAGAACGCGGCCACAAACAACAACCTGATTCCGGCCGGGAAAATGACTTTCCTTTCGCGCACCGAGACCTTCGCAGCCGCCCACCGGCTACAAAA CAAATCTCTGAACGATGTCGAGAACCGGAAACTCTTTGGGAAATGCAACCAGAGCCACGGACACAACTATAAAG TGACGGTGACTATAAGCGGAAAG ATTGATCCCATCAGCGGCATGTTCATGAACATTTACAAGCTTCAGGAATACATGCAG AAGGCCATCATGGAGCCCCTGGACCACAAAAACCTGGACCAAGATGTGGACTTTTTCGCCAGCGTCCCAAG CACAACGGAGAACGTGGCCGTCTACATCTGGAACAACCTGGAGAAAATCCTCCCTCTTGGATGCCTCTACAAAGTCAAGGTCTACGAATCCGAGAAGAACTTCATCGTATACAAGGGAAACtaa
- the LOC134293404 gene encoding uncharacterized protein LOC134293404 isoform X1, with protein MTASGVYLSGIFGRGIHSARQTRQIGRMQNAATNNNLIPAGKMTFLSRTETFAAAHRLQNKSLNDVENRKLFGKCNQSHGHNYKVTVTISGKIDPISGMFMNIYKLQEYMQKAIMEPLDHKNLDQDVDFFASVPRWVKSGPKKKMMLFSPHKVTSPSFSAAAHQSRCARPQGRINTARPP; from the exons ATGACGGCAAGTGGGGTATATTTATCGGGGATTTTTGGACGGGGGATCCACTCGGCGAGACAGACCAGGCAGATTGGAAGGATGCAGAACGCGGCCACAAACAACAACCTGATTCCGGCCGGGAAAATGACTTTCCTTTCGCGCACCGAGACCTTCGCAGCCGCCCACCGGCTACAAAA CAAATCTCTGAACGATGTCGAGAACCGGAAACTCTTTGGGAAATGCAACCAGAGCCACGGACACAACTATAAAG TGACGGTGACTATAAGCGGAAAG ATTGATCCCATCAGCGGCATGTTCATGAACATTTACAAGCTTCAGGAATACATGCAG AAGGCCATCATGGAGCCCCTGGACCACAAAAACCTGGACCAAGATGTGGACTTTTTCGCCAGCGTCCCAAGGTGGGTAAAGTCAGGGCCTAAAAAGAAAATGATGCTCTTCTCTCCCcacaaagtaacttctccaagcttttctgcaGCAGCACATCAGTCTCGATGTGCAAGACCTCAGGGTCGCATAAATACTGCAAGACCCCCATAG